TCGTCGGCGACCCCGATCGCTCGGCGAGCGCGCCGAACGCGGTCCACGCCACGAACGCCGGCGCGGCGAGCAGGATCACCGCGTCGAACGTCCCCACGACCACCGTCGCGAGCAGCGTCGCGCCGAGCACGCCGCCGGCAAGCGCTTCCTCCGCCTGACGCGCGCGCCACGCCGCGGCGTGCGCCCACACGGCGAGGCCGAGCAGCACGCCGCCTAACGCGAGCAGCGCCGCCGGTCCGCGCTCGCTCAGCACCGCCACCCAGTCGCTGCTCGGCCACGGGTTCGCCGTCATGTTGCCGTCGACGAGCGACGGGTCGCCGTCGGGCGCGTAGCGCGGGTAGCGCACCGACCAGTTCCCCGTGCCGACGCCGAGCAGCGGGTGCGCCGCGGTCATCTTCACGGAGTTCGTGTACTGCTTGAGCCGTCCCTTCCCGCTGCCGCTGCGGTAGTCGACGACGCCGCGCACCGACTCGAGGTACGGGTTGTCGCTGTTCGTCTTCCAGTTCAGCGTGTTGGGCACGGTGAGCGCGCCCGCGGCGCCGACGCCGATCGCCGCGGCCAGCATCGCCGCGCGCATCACGCCCGGCCGCGCACCCGGAAGCTTGCCCGCGCGCCACAGCCCGATCGCGAGCGGCGGGATCGACGCGGCGGTGGCGAGGTACGCGCCGCGGCTGCGCGACAACACGAGCGCCGCCGTCGTCGCCGCGAGCCCGAGCGCCGCGCCGAGCGCGCCCGGCACGCCGCGCGCGCGCAGCACCGTGTACACGAGCAGCGGCCCGCCGATGGCCGAGAGGTGCGCGACGAAGTTGCGGTTGCCGAACGTGCCGCCCGGCGCGCGGTTCAGGCTGAAGAAGTCGGTGCGCACGCCGTACGCCTGCAAGAGCGACGTCGCCGCCGCGATCGCGCACGCAGCGCCCGCGATCGCTACCACTTGATCGCCGATGCCGCGCGTCGCGAGGTGGCGCGCCGACCAGAACAGCGCCGCGCCGGCGAGCGAGATCGACAGCGCGCGCGCCGCGAGCCACGGGTTCGGCGCCGCGAAGCACGACGCGAGCGACAGCGCGAGGAACAGCACGAGCGCGAGGTCCACCCAGGTGAGCCCCTGCGACACCGGGCGCGCGCTCAGGAACGGCTCCCCGCCGCCGATCGGGCGCGCCCCAGCCACCGACGCCGGCAGCGGTCGGCGCCCGATGCACAGCGCCGCGCAGAGCGCCGCGCACAGGTGCACGACGAGCTCCTTCGGCAGGAAGAAGCGGTCGAGCTCGAAGATCTTGTACGACGTGACGGCGAGCGGAACGGCGACCGCCCCGACCTGGAGCGTGCGGAGCGCGAGCCGATCCGAGCTGGTGATGGCTGGAGCGAGGCCGGAAGACGTCACGTGCGCGGCGCGAGTGAGACGGATGGGGCCGGTCAGGGCCGGGGCCGTCTAATCTTAGCGCCCGTCGCTGGCGCGGGGTGCGTGCCACGGCGCCACGGCCGCGCACGGCGGATCTGACCGCTTAGTCAGAGAGGGCCGCGAATCGGCCGCTCGAATGCGACATGCGTCACACGATGACGGCTACCTTCAAAGACGTGACGACGACGACGGGCCGCGACGCTGGCCGACGTCGAGCAAGGATGGCGGGATACGATCCGGTGCGCTCACCCGGAAACGTTCCGACCGTCGACCACATCAGTGCGCTCATCCGTCGAGCGCCCCGCTGCCACTCGCGCCCCCGCTGTGGTGCGAGCCCGCCATACGCGCCCACCCGCGCCGACTTGGAGGTTGTACCCCATGGCCAAGAAGCCGTCGCTCATCGGTCAGCTCACGCTCGGCATCGCCTCGGTCGCGGCGATCGTCGTCGCGGCGAGCCAGGTGAAGCCGGTGTTCGTCGCGCAGGCGCCGGTGGTCCAGCGCCTCGTGGCCGCGTCGTGGCGCGATTCGGCCGCGGCCCGCGCCCCGTGGGCGCTCGCCGACGGTGACTCGGCGGTGGCGACGGTGCAGTTCGAGCGCGACCGCAAGGCGTTCGCGAACGACCTCGTCGCCACGGGACGCATCGACAGCACGCGGGCGAACGACATCGCGACGTACGCGGTTCGCGAGGCGTACAAGAAGCACCTGCCGCCGGCGCTCGTCTTCGGCGTGCTGCTCACCGAGAACTCGACGTTCAAGTCGAAGGCGAAGTCGAACGTCGGCGCGGTGGGGCTGATGCAGGTCTACCCGAAGGTGTGGGTGCCGACGCTCGGCAAGATCTTCGGCAAGAACCTGCGCGACGACGAGACGAACCTGCGCTACGGCGTCCACATTCTCAGCCACTACGTGTACACGGCCGCGAAGAAGGCCGACGACGCGACGCAGAACCCGACCGACGTGGTGCGCACGGGGCTCCTGCGCTACAACGGCTGCGTGCACGGCACGAACACGCCGAACTGCAAGACGTACCCGGACAAGGTGCTGGCGGCGGTGGAGCAGTACGCGGTGGCGCAGTGCGGCACGGACGTGAACGGCTGCATCGCGCAGCCGATGCGCCTGCGCCTCGACGAGACGCAGAAGGACCAGGCTGGACTCTGACCGCGCTGATCACGACGCGGGCGATACGGCGCTGACGGTGAGGCGCGATGAGGCGCAAACGACGCTCACACCGCTCGACTGCGCAGCACGGCGCAGTGCCGCGGTCTGAGCGTCGTTTGCGCCTCATCGCGCCGTATCGACCGCGCAGTATCGCCCGCGTCGTGATCAGCGCCGTTCAGCGGAGCGCCTAACGCTGAGAATCCGATCGCATCCTCGCCCACGCTCGGCGTATGGGCCCGCGGTCCAGCGCGTGCCGCTCGAGCCAGACCACGGCGTGCTCCGCCGCGGCGCCGAGCGCGCCCGGCTCCTCGAACGTGTGGCCGGCGCCTGGCACCACCGTCAGGCAGCTCCCCCGCGGCAGCGCGGGAAGCGCGTCGCCGTTGCACCGCAGCGTGGGCTCGTCCGCACCGCCGACGAGGAGCAGCGTCGGAGCGCACACGCGCCACAGCGCCTCGCCGGCGAGATCGACGCGGCCACCGCGCGAGACGACCGCCGACACGCACGCCGTCCGCTCGGTCGCCGCGACGAGCGCCGCCGCCGCGCCCGTGCTCGCGCCGACGAGCGCGACGCGGTGCGCGCCGGGCAGCCCCTCGTGCGCCGCCCAGTCGCACACGGCCACGAGCCGGCGCGCGAGCCGTGCGACGTCGAACCGCTCCGCCGCGGTCGCCGCGTCGGCCGCCTGCTCCTCCGCGGTGAGCAGGTCCACGCGCGCCGTGGCGAAGCCGGCGAGGCGCAGCCGCCCGGCGACGTACCGGTTGCGGTAGCTCCCGCGGCTGCTCCCGCCGCCGTGTGCGAGCACGACGAGCCCGCGCGCTCCGGCCGGCGCCTCGACGTCCGCCTCGATCGCGCCGCCGTCGACCGCGATGCGCGTGGCGCCCGATGCGCCGGACGGCGCGACGACGGACGCGCCGTCCGGCACCCGACCGAGCAGCGCGAGCACCTCGGCGTCGCTCACGTCGGGGAACGCGTCGTACCAGTCGGACACGGCGCGGAACGCCTCCACACGGTGGACGGCCACGAGGTCGTCCACCTCGGTCGCCAGGGCGCGCGCGCGCGTGGCGTCCGCCGCCGGCACCGCCGCGACGAGGCGCGCCGGCGTCGCCGCGCGGAGCGCGCGCACCGCGGCGCGCAGCGTCGACCCGGTCGCGAGCCCGTCGTCCACCAGGACCACCGTGCGCCCGCGCACGTCGGGCGCCGCGTGGCCACCGCGGTACAGCCGTGCGCGGCGCGCGAGCTCCGCGCGCTCGCGCGCCGCCACGCACGCCACGACGTGCGTCGGCACGCCGATGAACCACGCGACGTCGTCGCACACCGGGCGCCACGTGTCCCCCTCCGCGATCGCGCCTAACGCGACCTCCTCGATCCCCGGCACGCCGAGCTTCCGCGCGACCGCCACGTCGAGCGGCACGCCGAGCGCATCGGCCACGACGCGCGCCACGGGCACGCCGCCGCGCGCCATCCCGAGCACGAGCACGTCGTCGCGGCCGGCGTACGCGCCGAGCGACTCGGCGAGCGCACGTCCGGCGTGCGTCCGATCGCGGAACACCGGCACGTGGCCTCAGTTGATGGCGATCTTGCCCGGCGCGGTCCCGCCGCTCCCTCCGGTGGCGCCCTGGAGCTGCGCCTTCGCGCTCGCGCCGCCGTCGGGCGGTGCGGTGGGGGTGGAGCAGGCGGCCGCGGCGATCAGCGAGAGGAGTAGCAGAGCGAGGCGTCGCATGAGAGTCTCCGGGCGAGTCGTGGTCGAAGGCGTGGCGTGGTGCGCCATTCGAGCAGACGTATTTCCGCGCCGGATCACGACACGCGGCTCACCCGCCCGCCGCGAACCCCCTGCCTAACGCCATCACCGTCTTCCCGTGCAGCGGCGAGTTCTCGTGTCCGACGAGCAGCCGGGTGATCGCCGCCGCCTCGGTGAGCTCCAGGCGCGGCGCGGTGACGCCGGCGGGGAGGTCGAACGTGAACGTCGACTCGTGCGACTCGCCCGGCCGGAGCGGGGCGCTCAGCGCGGTGCCGCCGCGCGTTCCGGGATTCCACGCGTGCCCCGCGGCGTCGACGACGCGGACGCGACGCGCGTTCGGGTAGATCGGGTCGTCGCCGCGCCACGGCGCGACGCTGTGCTCGTCGAAGTGGGTGCGCACCGTGACCGTGTAGCGATCGCCCGCCGCCGTCGGCGTCACGCGCACGCGCGTCACCGTGTAGGCGAGGTGGCAGTCGACCTCGCAGAACACCTTCGGCTCGCCCGGGCCGAGCACGCGGTCGCGTCCCGCGGCGCCGAGCGCGACGAGCGCCGCGGCGTAGGCGCCGATGACGGCGACGGTGCCGCCGGCGGCGAGCGCGACGTGGCGCCGGCGGTCGACGAGCGCGAACGCGACGGCGGCCAGCATGCCGATGCCGACCAGCGCCACCGTCCCGAGGAACGTCAGGACCTGGAGCTGGGCCTGGAGCTGGAGGGGGAGCGTCATCGGCGGCGCCTCAGGCGGAGATGCGGCCGAAGCGGCGGTCGCGGCGGCGGAAGTCGGCGATCGCGGCGGCGAGGTCGCGCGCCGTGACGTCGGGCCACAGCCGTTCGGTGAACCACAGCTCGGCGTACGCGGACTCCCAGAGCAGGAAGTCGCTCAGCCGCTGCTCCCCGCCGGTGCGGACGAGGAGGTCGACGTCGGGCCACGAGGCGAGCGTGCCGTCGAGGGCCGCGCGCTGGATCTCGTGGCGTGCGGAGTAGTCGATGGCGAGACGCAGCGCGAGCGCGGTGCCGCCCGCGGTGCTCGACTCGGCCCGCTCGATCGCGGCGACGAGCGGCGCGGGCAGCCGGTCGCGCCGGCCGATGACGGTGAGGCGTACGCCGCGCTCGGCGAGCGTGCGGCACTCGCGCTCGAGGTACTCGGCGAACAGGCGCAGGAGCGCGGTGACCTCGGCGGCCGGGCGCTGGAGGTTGTCGCTGGACAGCGCGTAGAGCGTGAGCATGGAGACGCCGAGCGACGGCGCGGCTTCGACGATGCGGCGGACGGCGCGGGCGCCGGCGCGATGGCCGGCGGGCCGGGGGAGCGCGCGCCGGGTGGCCCACCGCCCGTTGCCGTCCATGATGACGCCCACATGGAACGAAGTACTCTGTCCTACAAAGTCAGCAGCCACGAAAAGTCTCCGATGGTCTGTCGGGTCTGCGCTACCGACCGCGGGCGGCGCGGATCAGCGCCTCCATGTGGTCCAGGTAGCGGTCGAGGGCGAGCCGCCCGTCGGGCGTGATGCGGTACTCCGTACGCGGGACGCGTCCGTCGAACGACTTCGTGCACGCGACGTAGCCGGCCTCCTCGAGCTTCCGGGCATGCACGCTGACGTTGCCGTCCGTCGCGCCGAGGAGCGCCTTGAGGTCGGTGAACGTCGCGCTTGGCCGCGCGGCGAGCGCGCTCAGGATGCCGAGTCGCACGCGCTCGTGGACGAGCCGGTCGAGCTCCGCCGGCGCGGCCGCGGCGCCGGACGTCGCGGACGGCGGCGCGGCGTGGGCGCCGGTGGTGATCGGCGGCAGCGGCGACGGCGCAGCGTAGCGGCCGGCCGCGGCGGACAGGTCCGCGCGGCGCACGCGCGGGGTCGGCTCGGGCGTGTCGGACGTCGGCCGGCGCTTGGGTGCGGGCATGGTCAGCCTCCGTAGCGTCGGGCGATGAGCAGCCCGAAGACGATGTGCAGCACGCCGAAGCCGCCCACGAGGCACCATTCCGCCCACGCCTGCGGCGCCGCCGCCGCGACGACGCCGAGGGCCATGAACGCGAGCCCCATGAGCGGGACCGGACGCACCGAGAACGCGCCGCCGCAGACGACCCCGGCCCCGTACATCAGGAGCCAGACGGCCGGCAGCGCGGCGCCAGCATGTAGACGAAACAGCAGTGCGGTGAGCACCGCGCCGGCGACGACGGGCGGCGCGAACGCGAGCGCGAAGCGCCGCCCCGGCCCGGTGTCGAGGGCCCCGGTCGCGGTCCCGGCCTTCCGGATGGTCGCCACGGCGCCGATCGCGACGGCGATCACCGCCTCGGCCGTCCACACGGCGAGCCAGCGCGCCTCGCTCGGCTGACGGGCGGCGATGGCGCCGGCGCCGACCGCGCTGACCCCCATCGCGACCCCGCCCCAGCCCGGGACGGCGGTGAACTCCCCCGCGCGCGCCATGACGTCGCGGATGTACCGGATCTGCTCGGCGGCCCGGTCGTGCAGCACGACGGGCGGCTCCGGACGGCGCGCGGGCTCGGGACGGGGGGACATGGGAGAGACGATAGTGGAAGGGCCAGGACGCGTCAAGCACTTTACGTTGCAAAGTGAACGGCTCGGCCGCAGCGACCGCGATCGGCGGGGCGTATCCTGGATCGGACCGCCGTTCCCCGTACCGGCATCACCTCCCGGAGCACCATGTCACACCCCGCTCGCCGGGCGCTCGCCGCGCTCGCCCTCCTCGCCGCCGCCGCCGCCCGCCCGGCCGAGGCCCAGCGCGCCCTCGGCATCGACACCACGAACTTCGACCGCGCGGTCCGCCCGCAGGACGACTTCTTCCGCTTCGTGAACGGCCGCTGGCTCGCGCGCACGGAGATCCCGGCCGACGCCTCGAGCTGGGGCGCGTTCAACGAGCTGTCCGAGGCGAGCCGCAACGCGCTCCACCGCATCCTCGACGAGGCGGCCTCCGACCGCCCCGCCGCGACGGTCGTCTCCAACACGCCGAGCGCCGCGCGCGCCACGCCGGGCGAGCGCAAGAAGGTCGGCGATCTGTACGCGAGCTTCCTCGACACCGCCCGCATCGAGGCGCGGGGCATCGCGCCGCTCGCCCCCGAGCTCCGCCGGATCGCCGCGCTGCAGACCGCCGGCCAGCTGCCGGGCACGCTCGCGCATCTCGCGCGCGTCGGCGTCGGCGGCCCGCTGAGCGTCGGCGTCGGCACGGACCAGAAGAACTCGCGCGAGAACGTGCTGCAGGTGAGTCAGTCCGGCCTCGGCCTCCCCGACCGCGACTACTACCTGTCGAGCGACGCGAAGCTCGCCGCGACGCGCAAGGCGTACGAGGCGTACGTCGCGCGGCTGCTCTCCCTCGCCGGCCAGCCCGACCCCGCCGGCGCCGCGGCGCGCGTGCTCGCGCTCGAGACGGCGATCGCCGAGAAGCACTGGGACCGCGCGAAGAACCGCGACCGCAACGCGACGTACAACCGCATGACCGTCGCCGAGCTGGCCGCGCTCGCGCCGCACCTCGACGTCGCCGCGTACCTGAAGGCGGCGGGGCTCGCGAAGGCCACCGACGTGATCGTGCGGCAGCCCGACTACGTGAAGTCGCTCGACGCGATCGTCGCCGGCACGCCGGCGTCGACGTGGCGCGAGTATCTCGCGTTCCACCTCGTCGACAACTACGCGTCGGTGCTGCCTGACGCGTTCCAGCAGGCGCGGTTCGACTTCCGCGGCCGCACGCTGAACGGCCAGCAGGAGCCGCCCGCGCGGTGGAAGCGCGCCGTCGACGGCACGCAGGGGATCCTCGGCGAGGCCGCGGGGAAGCTCTACGTCGAGTCGTACTTCCAGCCCGCGGCGAAGGCGCGCATGGACGAGATGGTGCGCAACCTCCGCAAGGCGTACGAGATCGGCATCGACTCGCTCGAGTGGATGAGCCCCGAGACGAAGGCGGCGGCGAAGGCGAAGCTCGCGAAGTTCACGGTGAAGATCGCGTACCCCGACCACTGGCGCGACTACTCGGGGCTCGACGTGCGGCGCGACGACGCGTTCGGCAACGTGATGCGCGCGCAGGCGTTCGAGTACGACGAGATGACGTCGCGCCTCGGCAAGCCGGTCGACAAGACGCGCTGGGGGATGACGCCGCAGACGGTGAACGCGTACTACAACGCGACGAACAACGAGATCGTCTTCCCGGCCGCGATCCTGCAGCCGCCGTTCTTCGACGTGAACGCCGACGACGCGGTGAACTACGGCGCGATCGGCGCCGTGATCGGCCACGAGATCGGCCACGGCTTCGACGACCAGGGTCGCAAGTCCGACGGCGACGGCAACCTCCGCGACTGGTGGACGTCGGCCGATGCGCAGGCGTTCGAGGCGCGCGCGTCGAAGCTCGGCGCGCAGTACGAGGCGATCTACCCGCTCGAGGGGCTGCACATCAACGGCCGCCTCACGATGGGCGAGAACATCGGCGACCTGTCGGGGCTCGCGCAGGCCTACCGCGCGTACCGGATCTCGCTCGGCGGCAAGGAGCCCCCGGTGATCGGCGGCTTCACGGGCGAGCAGCGCTTCTTCCTCGGCTTCGCGCAGATCTGGCGCACGAAGTTCCGCGAGGAGGCACTGCGCCAGCGGCTGCTCTCCGACCCGCACTCGCCGGGGATGCAGCGCGCGTTCGTGCCGCTCGTGAACAACGACGCGTTCCTGAAGGCGTTCGACGTGAAGCCGGGGGACCAGATGTGGCGCGATCCGGCGGAGCGGGTGAAGATCTGGTAAGGGCGCTCATCTTTCTAACCGCAGAGGACGCAGAGGACGCAGAGGAGAACCAATTCTTGTTGGTCTCCTCTGCGTCCTCTGCGTCCTCCGCGGTTCATGCTCTTCTCTTTCCCGATGACCGCTCACCTGATCCGCGTCCCGTACGACTCGGGACATCGCGGTGCGCGCATGGGCGCGGGGCCGGACGTGCTCGGTCCTGCGCTCGCCGCGTCGTTAGGCGCTTCCGACGAGACGATCACACTGCCGGAGGGTTTCCGCACCGAGGCGACGGCGGGGTTCGCGCTCGCGCGCGCGCTCTCGACGCGGGTGCGCGACGCGCGCGACGCGGGGCGGCGCCCGATCGTGCTCGCCGGCAACTGCCTGTCGTCGTTAGGCACGGCGAGCGGCGTGGGTGGTGACGACCTCGCCGTGGTGTGGCTCGACGCGCACGGCGACCTCGAGACGCCGGAGACGACGACGAGCGGCTTCGTCGACGGCATGGCGCTCGCCGCGCTGCTCGGCCGCTGCTGGCGGTCGATGACGGCATCGGTGCAGGGCTTCCGGCGGGTGCCCGGGTCGCGCGTGGTGCTCGTCGGCGCACGCGACCTCAGCGACGCCGAGCGCGCGCTCATCGCCGATGCGGGCGTGAGGTGGGTGCGGGCGGATGCGTTGGGCGCGCTCGACCCGGCGCTCGACGCGGTCGTCGCCGACGGCGCACGACGCGTCTACCTGCACGTGGACCTCGACGTGCACGATCCGGCCGCGCTGCCGGTGAACTCGTACCCCGCTCCCGGCGGACTCTCCGCGGCGGAGGTGCGCGACGTGGTGCGCCGCGTCGGCGCGCGGCTCGAGATCGCCGCCGCGGCGATGACGGCGTACGATCCGTCGTGCGATCCGCGCGGGCTGGTGGTCGACGCGGCCCGCGCGCTCGCGCCGCTGCTCGCCGGATCCGCCTGACGCGGCTCAACGCGCGGCGGACCGCTCGGCGAGCAGCGCCTCGAGCCGTGCGCGGCGCTCGCGGCTGAGCGGCACGCGCGCGCCCGACGCGAGCTCCACGCTGTGCTCGTACTTCGACACCGAGTGGACCGCGCGCACGCGGTCGAGCCGCACGATGGCCGAGCGGTGCGTGCGGAAGAAGCGGCCATCGAGGCGCGCCTCGAGCACGTGCATGCGCTCGCGCAGCAGCCGCCCGCGGCCGCCGTCGGTCGTGCCGTGCAGGCGCACGTAGTAGGTCTCCGCCTCGATCCACTCCACGTCGTCGAGCGGCACGAGCGTGGTGCGGTTGCGGTCGCGCACGAGAAGCGCCTCCGGGTGCGGGAGCGTCGCGCGCAGCGCCTCGGCCTCGCGCACGCGCTGCGCGGCACGCTCCACGGCGAGCCGCAGCCGACCGCGGTCGAGCGGCTTCAGAACGTAGTCGAGCGCGTGCGCCTCGAACGCACGGAGCGCGTGCGCGTCGTACGCGGTGACGAAGACCACGGCCGGCGGCGTCTCCTCCGGCGCGAGTCGCTCGAGCAGCGCGAACCCGTCGATCTCCGGCATCTCGACGTCGACGAACAGCAGGTCGGGACGTACACGGCGGATCGCGTCGTGCGCGGCGAGCGCGTCGCCGCACTCGGCCACGACCGTCACGCCGCCCAACGCCGCGAGCTCGGCGCGCAGCCCCTCGCGCGCGAGCGGCTCGTCGTCGACCACGAGGGCGCGGAGATCGCTCACGCGGCCTCGGCGCGCCGCAGTGGAAGCCGCAGCTCGGCGACCGCGCCGCCGTCGGGCCCTGCACGGAGGTCGAGCGACGCAGCCGTGCCGTACAGCGCGGCGAGCCGCGCGCGCGTGTTCGCGAGGCCGACGCCGCCGTCGGCCGGAGCGGCGCGCGGGCCGGGGCCGTCGTCGGTGACGGTGACGCGCAGGCTCCCGGACTCGCACCACGCGCGCAGCCGCACCACGCCGGCGCCGATGCGGCCGGCGACGCCGTGCTTCAAGGCGTTCTCGACGAGTGGCTGCAGGACGAGCCGCGGCACGAGCGCGTCGCGCGCCTCGGGCGATGCGTCGATCGTCGGCTGGAGCCGGTCGGGGAAGCGCACGCGCTCGACGTCGAGGTAGCGCGCCACGAACGCGAGCTCGTCGTCGAGGCGGACCGCGTCGCCGGCCGCGAGCACGTAGCGCAGCAGCTCCGCGAGGTCGCCGAGCACGCGCGCGGTGGCCGGCGCGTCGCCGCGTCGCGCGAGCACGAGCGCCGTGTTCAGGGCGTTGAACAGGAAGTGCGGCCGGAGCTGCGCGGTGAGCGCGGCGAGCCGCCCCTCCGTCGCGGCGGCGGTGAGCGCCGCCGTGCGCCGTGCGCTCTCGGTGGCGAGCCGCTCGGCGTCGGACGCGCGGGCGATCGCGGCGACGAGCACGCCGGCGAGCGCGTCGAGCGGCAGGTACGCGGCGAATGCCCACACCGCGGCGGCCACGAACGACGCCGGGCCTAACGGCACGAACAGCGCGCGGGTAAGGGCGACGAGTGCGAGCCCGTGCACGCCCGCGACGCCGACGACGAGCGCGGCGTCGCGCGCGACCGCCGCCGCCGACAGCGGCCGTTCCGCGTCGCCGGCGCGTGCGCGGCGCACCACCCACGGCGCCGCACCGGCCCATGCGACGAGAGTGGCGAGCTGCCACCAGAGCGCGACCCACCACGCCACCGGCTGCGCGCGCGCCGCGAGCGTGGCCCACACCGGTGCGAGCCCGGCCGCGGCGCACGCGGTGAGCGCGGCGCCTAACAGCACGCGGCTCCCCGGCGTGCCCGCGCGCGGCAACGCGTCGCCGACGCGCCCGACGACCGCCGCGGTGGCGCGCCCCGCGTACGCCGCGACGAGCGCCGGCACGAGCGCGACGAGCATCCCCGCCGATGGCGCGTCGGCGTGCATGACGGCGAGCGCGCCGAAGTGCGCCGCGAACAGCCCCGCCACCGCGGCGATCGCCGCCGCCCACCCCGGTGCGCCGGCGAACGCGCCCGCGAACGCGCCGAGCATGACGACGAGCGCCGGTCCCTGGACCTCGTCGGCGCCGAGGTCGAGCACGCCGGCGGCGAGCCCACCGCCGAGGGCGAGGGCGAGCGGAAGGAGCGGCAGGCGACGCGTGGTGGGCACGGCGGCAATGTGCGTGTCCACGGCACTCGGCGCGACGACCGGGCGCGTCCGTGCAACGGCCGGCGCCGGTGGTGCAACGAGCGGTGCCGGGCTAGGTTGCGAGTTGGTAGCGAGCCGAGAATTAGCGGCCGCGCCGTGAGCCGCACCCGTAGGTCCGAGCAGGTCGTCATGCAGTTGTCCCGCGGCGCGTACGGCGCCGTCCATCCCGCCCCGCGCGCCGAGCCGCCGCGGGGCGTCGTGCCCAACGGGCTTCAGGTCGAGAGCTGGCGCCTGCTGTGGGAGGAGCACGCCGCCGACCCCGACGCGCAGGCGGCGCTCGGCGCGTGGGAGCGCGCGCGCGCGATCACGCGCTGCCCGAGGCGCGGGCGCTCGTGGAGCGGTTCGTGGCCGGCGCGATCGACCTCGCGACGTTCCGCCAGGAGCTCGACCGGCGCGCGAAGTCGGAGTGGCGCGCGCTCGCGCTGCGCGGGCCGGCGGGCGCGATGGTGCTGAACCAGCTCGCGAAGCACGCCGACGCCGACTCGCTCGCCGCCGCGCTGCGCGCCGTGCTCCCCGCCCCGCCCGACGCGCCGACGGCGTTGGAGCGGCTGCGCGCGTGGGTGCGCGCCGCGACGGCGCTCGTGTCCGACGCGCCTAACGCGGCGCCCGGCCGGCTCGTCGCGTTCGCGGCCGCGTGCTGGCACGTGCAGGCGCCGGAGCGGTGGCCCGCGTACCACCCGTCGGCGCGCGCGGCGCTCGCCGCCGAGGAAGGACTGTTCGCGCCGACCGGCGACGCCCCGTCGGACTATCTGGCATTCCGGCACGCGTTCCTCGCGCTCGCCGCGGCGGTCGGCATCGGCGACGCGCAGCTCGAGCGGCTGTGTCGCGCGCACGCCGGGCGCGTGGCCGACGATCCCGACTTCGACGAGACGCTCGACGAGCCCACGTCCGTGCGTCGCCGCGCGCCGCGTGTGACGCGCGTGCCACGGGTGACGCGCGCGGCGCGCGTGGCCGAGCGCCCGCCGGCGTACGCGCCGGCGGCGGAGCCGGCGACGGTCGCGGGGCCGGCGGACCGACCGGCGGTGCCGGGACACACGCAGGTGCAGTGGCTGCTCGCGCGACTCGGCCGCGCGCTCGGCTGTCGCGTGTGGATCGCGGCGAACGACCACGCGCGGACGTGGGAAGGCGAAGCGTTAGGCACCCTGTCGCTGCCGCGGCTGCCGCGGCTCGGGCTCGACGACGAGAGCGAGCGGCTGGTGCGGCTGATCGACGTGGTGTGGATCAGCGGCCGGCACCGCGTGGCGGCGGCGTTCGAGGTGGAGCGCACGACGTCGGTGCACTCGGGGATCCTGCGCATGGCGGACCTCGCGGCGCTCGCGCCGAACCTGAGCTTCCCGATGTACGTCGTGGCGCCGCGCGACCGGCTGCCGAAGGTGCGGCGCGAGCTGGCGCGGCCGTCGCTGCAGGCGTTAGGCCTCGGCCGGCGGTGCGGCTTCTTCTCGGCGGAGTCGCTCGTCGCGTCGGCGGACGCGATCGCGCGGTTCGGCGGCGGGCCGGCGGCGATCGAGCGGCTGGCCGAGCGGGTGAGCGAGCCGGCGTAAGCGCGTATTGCCCTCCGCGGCCGCCGGCGGTATGCTTCCACTCACCAGATGACTGGAGCGGCCGTGAAGCGCGCACCGCCGGAGATGCTGCAGGGCACCGTCGA
This DNA window, taken from Gemmatirosa kalamazoonensis, encodes the following:
- a CDS encoding O-antigen ligase family protein — protein: MTSSGLAPAITSSDRLALRTLQVGAVAVPLAVTSYKIFELDRFFLPKELVVHLCAALCAALCIGRRPLPASVAGARPIGGGEPFLSARPVSQGLTWVDLALVLFLALSLASCFAAPNPWLAARALSISLAGAALFWSARHLATRGIGDQVVAIAGAACAIAAATSLLQAYGVRTDFFSLNRAPGGTFGNRNFVAHLSAIGGPLLVYTVLRARGVPGALGAALGLAATTAALVLSRSRGAYLATAASIPPLAIGLWRAGKLPGARPGVMRAAMLAAAIGVGAAGALTVPNTLNWKTNSDNPYLESVRGVVDYRSGSGKGRLKQYTNSVKMTAAHPLLGVGTGNWSVRYPRYAPDGDPSLVDGNMTANPWPSSDWVAVLSERGPAALLALGGVLLGLAVWAHAAAWRARQAEEALAGGVLGATLLATVVVGTFDAVILLAAPAFVAWTAFGALAERSGSPTMAGRVLRPPRGLRRLGALALALLLIASAVRSLGQTIAMGLFSTGNASAIAMAARLDPGSYRVRVRQAEIASGRRRCEAALAARSLYPEADAARRLASGCRRPTSTARRRAGGA
- a CDS encoding transglycosylase SLT domain-containing protein, which gives rise to MAKKPSLIGQLTLGIASVAAIVVAASQVKPVFVAQAPVVQRLVAASWRDSAAARAPWALADGDSAVATVQFERDRKAFANDLVATGRIDSTRANDIATYAVREAYKKHLPPALVFGVLLTENSTFKSKAKSNVGAVGLMQVYPKVWVPTLGKIFGKNLRDDETNLRYGVHILSHYVYTAAKKADDATQNPTDVVRTGLLRYNGCVHGTNTPNCKTYPDKVLAAVEQYAVAQCGTDVNGCIAQPMRLRLDETQKDQAGL
- a CDS encoding phosphoribosyltransferase family protein, producing MPVFRDRTHAGRALAESLGAYAGRDDVLVLGMARGGVPVARVVADALGVPLDVAVARKLGVPGIEEVALGAIAEGDTWRPVCDDVAWFIGVPTHVVACVAARERAELARRARLYRGGHAAPDVRGRTVVLVDDGLATGSTLRAAVRALRAATPARLVAAVPAADATRARALATEVDDLVAVHRVEAFRAVSDWYDAFPDVSDAEVLALLGRVPDGASVVAPSGASGATRIAVDGGAIEADVEAPAGARGLVVLAHGGGSSRGSYRNRYVAGRLRLAGFATARVDLLTAEEQAADAATAAERFDVARLARRLVAVCDWAAHEGLPGAHRVALVGASTGAAAALVAATERTACVSAVVSRGGRVDLAGEALWRVCAPTLLLVGGADEPTLRCNGDALPALPRGSCLTVVPGAGHTFEEPGALGAAAEHAVVWLERHALDRGPIRRAWARMRSDSQR
- the uppS gene encoding polyprenyl diphosphate synthase, whose amino-acid sequence is MAADFVGQSTSFHVGVIMDGNGRWATRRALPRPAGHRAGARAVRRIVEAAPSLGVSMLTLYALSSDNLQRPAAEVTALLRLFAEYLERECRTLAERGVRLTVIGRRDRLPAPLVAAIERAESSTAGGTALALRLAIDYSARHEIQRAALDGTLASWPDVDLLVRTGGEQRLSDFLLWESAYAELWFTERLWPDVTARDLAAAIADFRRRDRRFGRISA
- a CDS encoding winged helix-turn-helix domain-containing protein, whose translation is MPAPKRRPTSDTPEPTPRVRRADLSAAAGRYAAPSPLPPITTGAHAAPPSATSGAAAAPAELDRLVHERVRLGILSALAARPSATFTDLKALLGATDGNVSVHARKLEEAGYVACTKSFDGRVPRTEYRITPDGRLALDRYLDHMEALIRAARGR